A DNA window from Zingiber officinale cultivar Zhangliang chromosome 3A, Zo_v1.1, whole genome shotgun sequence contains the following coding sequences:
- the LOC122050374 gene encoding glucan endo-1,3-beta-glucosidase-like, whose protein sequence is MAMRNIHYSSIAIVVLIVSTAFMVPTRVSAIGVCYGRVGNNLPPPPEVVALFKSNQIDRMRIYEPYPDVLAALAGSNISLIVGTLNQDVQRLALDVSAAQNWVKTNILPHIGNVNFRYINVGNEIIPSDMAQFILPAMCNVQSALLANNINTIKVTTSVAMTVLGASYPPSAGDFTVAAKVIISPIVHFLAANEAPLLVNIYPYFAYKDNSKDISLDYALFKATGVIVQDGNFGYQNLFDAMLDSVNAAMEKVGGASVGVVVSESGWPSGGDFGAEVNNAGTYNQNLINHVAKGTPKKPEVAIETYLFAMFNENQKGPAELEKFFGLFFPDKTPVYPLKFT, encoded by the exons ATGGCTATGCGAAATATTCATTATTCTTCCATTGCCATTGTGGTGCTAATCGTCTCGACTGCTTTTATGGTTCCGACAA GAGTGAGTGCTATTGGAGTTTGTTATGGAAGGGTAGGAAATAACTTGCCACCACCTCCAGAGGTTGTGGCTCTGTTCAAGTCCAACCAAATCGATCGCATGAGAATCTATGAACCATACCCTGATGTGCTTGCCGCCTTGGCAGGATCCAACATAAGTCTCATAGTCGGGACGCTCAACCAAGACGTGCAACGATTGGCCCTTGATGTTTCGGCGGCTCAAAATTGGGTCAAAACCAATATACTCCCCCACATCGGCAATGTCAACTTTCGTTACATCAACGTCGGCAATGAGATCATTCCGAGTGATATGGCTCAGTTCATCCTCCCCGCCATGTGCAATGTCCAAAGTGCACTCCTCGCGAACAACATTAACACCATCAAAGTTACCACTTCGGTGGCCATGACCGTGCTCGGGGCTTCATATCCGCCTTCGGCCGGGGATTTCACGGTCGCGGCAAAAGTTATCATCAGCCCCATTGTGCATTTCCTCGCGGCGAATGAGGCTCCGCTCCTTGTGAACATTTACCCATATTTTGCGTACAAGGATAACTCCAAGGATATTTCATTGGACTATGCCTTATTCAAAGCGACCGGGGTGATAGTTCAAGATGGAAATTTTGGATACCAAAATCTATTTGATGCAATGTTGGATTCGGTCAATGCGGCGATGGAGAAAGTTGGAGGGGCAAGTGTGGGTGTCGTGGTTTCCGAGAGTGGTTGGCCATCCGGCGGTGACTTTGGAGCGGAAGTCAACAATGCTGGCACTTACAATCAAAATTTGATCAACCATGTTGCGAAAGGGACACCAAAGAAGCCTGAGGTTGCAATTGAGACATACTTGTTTGCGATGTTCAACGAGAATCAAAAAGGTCCGGCGGAGTTGGAGAAGTTCTTTGGTCTCTTTTTTCCGGACAAGACACCGGTTTATCCTTTGAAATTTACCTAA